One segment of Stappia sp. 28M-7 DNA contains the following:
- a CDS encoding capsule biosynthesis protein, with protein sequence MPQETQTRTVLFLQGPPSDFPRVVANELEALGHRTLRINLSLSDWLLWHDARCTSYRGSLTAWPDFLEAYVRKHGVTDIVFYQDRFPYHSAAIEVAGRLGLRTVAYENGYLRPDWITAELDGMSARSLFPDDVSAIREAASVLAPIDLTVRYRHPFWLEAVHEVTFHLVNAFLFLFWPRFTQDKFYHPIFEFTAMVPRLLFASRRDRNANILIADLIESRCPYFVFPLQLQSDYQLRYNAQYGHLAEALDEVFASFAANAHLAAQLVIKIHPMDQGIEPWGRIVRQLARKHRVKHRVHLVDGGHLVTLLEHASGALMVNSTTGLHAVRLGCPVKILGVAVYDLPGLTCQLPLDRFWRTPQAPDAGVYDAVQRLMGHAIQIQGNFYTAEGKQAAARELARRLTQNGVNEPGACVRPAPRGEKARRLGIPMTFTQEMQVRGRIGRWWRAWRG encoded by the coding sequence ATGCCGCAAGAGACGCAAACGCGCACGGTGCTGTTCCTGCAGGGTCCGCCCTCGGACTTTCCGCGCGTCGTCGCCAACGAGCTGGAAGCGCTCGGTCATCGCACCCTGCGCATCAACCTGAGCCTGTCCGACTGGCTGCTGTGGCACGATGCCCGCTGCACGAGCTATCGCGGCAGCCTGACGGCGTGGCCGGATTTTCTCGAGGCCTATGTCCGCAAGCACGGCGTCACCGACATCGTCTTCTATCAGGACCGCTTCCCCTACCACTCGGCGGCCATCGAGGTCGCCGGGCGACTGGGCCTGCGTACGGTCGCCTACGAGAACGGCTATCTGCGCCCCGACTGGATCACCGCGGAACTCGACGGCATGTCCGCGCGCTCGCTGTTTCCCGACGACGTGAGCGCGATCCGCGAGGCGGCCTCGGTGTTGGCGCCCATCGACCTGACCGTGCGCTATCGCCATCCGTTCTGGCTGGAGGCGGTGCACGAGGTGACCTTCCACCTCGTCAATGCGTTCCTCTTCCTGTTCTGGCCGCGCTTCACCCAGGACAAGTTCTACCATCCGATCTTCGAGTTCACGGCGATGGTTCCGCGGCTGCTCTTCGCCAGCCGGCGCGACCGCAACGCCAATATCCTGATCGCCGACCTGATCGAGTCGCGCTGTCCGTATTTCGTCTTTCCGCTGCAGCTCCAGAGCGACTACCAGCTGCGCTACAATGCGCAGTATGGGCATCTGGCCGAGGCGCTGGACGAGGTGTTCGCTTCTTTCGCCGCCAATGCGCACCTGGCGGCGCAGCTGGTGATCAAGATCCATCCGATGGACCAGGGCATCGAGCCATGGGGGCGGATCGTGCGCCAGCTGGCGCGCAAGCACCGGGTCAAGCACCGGGTCCATCTGGTCGACGGCGGCCATCTAGTGACGCTGCTGGAGCATGCTTCCGGCGCGCTGATGGTCAACTCCACCACGGGCCTGCATGCGGTGCGGCTCGGCTGTCCGGTGAAGATCCTCGGCGTTGCCGTCTACGATCTGCCGGGGCTGACCTGCCAGCTGCCGCTCGACCGGTTCTGGCGTACGCCGCAGGCCCCCGATGCCGGCGTCTACGACGCGGTGCAGCGGCTGATGGGCCATGCGATCCAGATCCAGGGCAATTTCTACACGGCCGAGGGCAAGCAGGCGGCCGCGCGCGAACTCGCCCGCCGGCTGACGCAGAACGGCGTCAACGAGCCCGGCGCCTGCGTGCGTCCGGCACCGCGCGGGGAAAAGGCGCGGCGGCTCGGCATTCCCATGACCTTCACGCAGGAGATGCAGGTTCGCGGCCGCATCGGGCGGTGGTGGCGTGCCTGGCGCGGCTGA
- a CDS encoding aminotransferase class I/II-fold pyridoxal phosphate-dependent enzyme → MDQHGSKSDERRELMANLRAGHKAARQRQPARPAVQAPPPPGPAAFDFSELPQLRQLRMHRAAADLIGLDNPFFRPHAGVAGATTVIDGKTYDNFASYNYLGLNGHPEVNEAATRAIATYGTSASASRVVAGERPIHRELEERLARLHGVEDAVVMVSGHATNVTVIGHLMQGDDLILTDSLVHNSVTEGARLSGAARMNFPHGDLDALEQILSQNRHKFDHVLIVVEGIYSMDGDYPDLARLIRLKQNFDCWLLVDEAHSVGVLGATGRGLAEQYSVDPRSVEMWMGTLSKTFSACGGYIAGSKALCDYLRATAPGFVFSVGLSPALAGAAIASADLLEREPERVQRLAANGRRFLERARAAGLDTGPSAGLSVIPVIVGDSIGAATLSNRLLARGINALPIVFPAVAEKSARIRFFITSEHSAEQIDRAVDATAQELKTMREENVGFSSLVKSVRQTS, encoded by the coding sequence TTGGACCAGCACGGCAGCAAGTCGGACGAGCGGCGCGAGCTGATGGCGAACCTTCGCGCCGGCCACAAGGCGGCGCGTCAGCGCCAGCCCGCGCGCCCGGCCGTGCAGGCCCCGCCGCCTCCCGGTCCCGCCGCCTTCGACTTCTCCGAACTGCCGCAGCTGCGCCAGTTGCGCATGCACCGGGCCGCGGCCGATCTCATCGGCCTCGACAACCCGTTCTTCCGCCCGCATGCGGGCGTTGCCGGCGCCACCACGGTGATCGACGGCAAGACCTACGACAATTTCGCCTCCTACAACTATCTCGGCCTGAACGGCCATCCGGAGGTGAACGAGGCCGCCACCCGCGCCATCGCCACCTACGGCACCAGCGCCTCGGCCAGCCGCGTGGTGGCCGGCGAGCGGCCAATCCACCGCGAGCTGGAGGAGCGCCTCGCCCGCCTGCACGGCGTCGAGGATGCGGTGGTGATGGTCAGCGGCCACGCCACCAACGTCACCGTCATCGGCCACCTGATGCAGGGCGACGACCTTATCCTCACCGATTCCCTGGTGCACAATTCGGTCACCGAGGGCGCGCGCCTGTCGGGCGCGGCTCGGATGAACTTCCCCCATGGCGATCTCGACGCGCTGGAGCAGATCCTGTCGCAGAACCGGCACAAGTTCGACCATGTGCTGATCGTCGTCGAGGGCATCTACAGCATGGACGGGGACTATCCCGACCTTGCCCGCCTGATCCGCCTGAAACAGAATTTCGACTGCTGGCTGCTGGTCGACGAGGCCCATTCCGTCGGCGTGCTGGGCGCCACCGGGCGCGGGCTCGCGGAGCAGTATTCCGTCGATCCGCGCAGCGTCGAAATGTGGATGGGCACGCTCTCCAAGACCTTCTCGGCCTGCGGCGGCTACATCGCCGGCTCCAAGGCCCTGTGCGACTACCTGCGCGCCACCGCGCCCGGCTTCGTCTTCTCCGTCGGCCTGTCGCCGGCGCTTGCCGGGGCGGCCATCGCCTCCGCCGACCTCCTGGAGCGCGAGCCCGAGCGCGTGCAGCGGCTTGCGGCCAACGGCCGGCGCTTCCTGGAGCGCGCAAGGGCCGCCGGCCTCGACACCGGCCCCAGCGCCGGCCTCAGCGTCATTCCGGTCATCGTCGGCGATTCCATCGGCGCGGCAACGCTTTCCAACCGCTTGCTGGCACGCGGAATCAACGCGCTGCCCATCGTCTTCCCGGCGGTCGCGGAAAAATCCGCCCGCATCCGCTTCTTCATCACCAGCGAGCACAGCGCCGAGCAGATCGACCGCGCGGTCGATGCCACCGCCCAGGAGCTGAAGACAATGCGGGAAGAGAATGTCGGCTTCTCGTCGCTGGTCAAAAGCGTCCGCCAGACAAGTTAG
- a CDS encoding autotransporter assembly complex family protein, with protein MAGSLFSLPSSPAAALDLLGWLPFGKSESETETAVVDPFPYTVTLSLAGSNDELKERLESTSELVSDADRPPSGEAGLIARANSDFERLVGRLYVEGYYAGTVDIRLAGLTLEAALRMPSLPGPRPVPVTIRVSPGALFSFGNLAVESTSQDALVGTPESYGLVPGETANSEKVLRAEQQIVAQLKAAGYPFASIERREIVADHATNRLDVRLVAAPGRAARFGEVTVSGTEATDPDFVVTQAMLPEGEQYSPEAIERATKRLSDLGIFSSVRIVPGEQVGPDGRLPMTIEVSERKRNVIGVGANWSSSEGFGVEAYWRRRNLFGRGELLSIEGSVGRIGDNSLSDLEYAGRIAFEKPGAFGPLTTFTTSLSAKQEIPDAYRSRNVTLDAFVRREFSDQLSARVGAEVQFADEQDVFGNRTYLLTGIIGEVAYDTRDDKLNPTKGINAVAFAEPAYDAKGGNFMLFTKAQVSAYQALDESRRFVLAGRLGAGSIIAPSIRAVPAARRFFSGGGGSIRGYAYRNVGPRIAGEVTGGRSYVEASAEVRMKVTETIGLVGFVDAGNSFSSVYPDFSEGLKVGAGAGIRYFTPVGPLRLDVAVPLNPEKDDPSFAVYVGLSQAF; from the coding sequence ATGGCCGGGTCCCTTTTCAGCCTTCCGTCCTCTCCGGCCGCCGCGCTCGACCTGCTTGGCTGGCTGCCTTTCGGCAAGTCGGAGAGCGAGACGGAAACCGCCGTCGTCGATCCCTTCCCCTATACCGTCACCCTGTCGCTGGCCGGCTCCAACGATGAGCTCAAGGAGAGGCTAGAGAGCACCTCCGAACTCGTCAGCGATGCGGACCGCCCGCCCTCGGGCGAGGCCGGTCTCATCGCCCGCGCCAATTCCGACTTCGAGCGCCTTGTCGGCCGGCTCTATGTCGAGGGCTACTATGCCGGCACCGTCGACATCCGCCTTGCCGGGCTGACGCTGGAGGCGGCGCTGCGCATGCCCTCCCTGCCTGGCCCGCGCCCCGTTCCGGTGACGATCCGCGTCTCGCCGGGCGCGCTGTTTTCCTTCGGCAACCTTGCGGTCGAGAGCACCTCGCAGGACGCCCTGGTTGGCACGCCGGAGAGCTACGGACTTGTCCCCGGCGAGACCGCCAATTCCGAGAAGGTGCTGCGCGCCGAGCAGCAGATCGTCGCCCAGCTGAAGGCGGCCGGATATCCCTTCGCCAGCATCGAACGGCGCGAGATCGTCGCCGACCACGCGACCAACCGGCTGGACGTGCGCCTCGTCGCAGCCCCCGGCCGGGCGGCCCGCTTCGGCGAGGTCACCGTCAGCGGCACCGAGGCGACCGATCCGGATTTCGTCGTCACCCAGGCCATGCTGCCGGAGGGCGAGCAGTATTCGCCCGAGGCGATCGAGCGCGCCACCAAGCGGCTGTCCGATCTCGGCATCTTCTCCTCCGTGCGTATCGTGCCGGGCGAGCAGGTCGGCCCCGACGGGCGCCTGCCGATGACCATCGAGGTCTCCGAGCGCAAGCGCAACGTCATCGGCGTCGGCGCCAACTGGTCGAGCTCGGAAGGCTTCGGCGTCGAGGCCTACTGGCGGCGGCGCAACCTGTTCGGCCGCGGCGAATTGCTCAGCATCGAGGGCTCGGTCGGCCGCATCGGCGACAACAGCCTGTCGGACCTGGAATATGCCGGCCGCATCGCCTTCGAGAAGCCCGGCGCCTTCGGGCCGCTGACCACCTTCACGACCAGCCTCAGCGCCAAGCAGGAAATTCCGGACGCCTATCGCAGCCGCAACGTCACGCTCGACGCCTTCGTCCGGCGCGAGTTCAGCGACCAGTTGTCGGCGCGGGTCGGCGCCGAGGTCCAGTTCGCCGACGAGCAGGACGTCTTCGGCAACCGCACCTACCTGCTGACCGGCATCATCGGCGAGGTCGCCTACGACACCCGCGACGACAAGCTGAACCCGACGAAGGGCATCAACGCGGTCGCCTTCGCCGAACCCGCCTATGACGCCAAGGGCGGCAACTTCATGCTCTTCACCAAGGCGCAGGTCTCCGCCTACCAGGCGCTGGACGAGTCCCGCCGCTTCGTGCTCGCCGGGCGCCTCGGCGCCGGCAGCATCATCGCCCCGTCCATCCGCGCGGTGCCGGCGGCCCGGCGCTTCTTCTCCGGCGGCGGCGGCTCGATCCGCGGCTACGCCTATCGCAATGTCGGCCCGCGGATCGCCGGCGAGGTCACCGGCGGGCGCTCCTATGTGGAGGCCTCGGCAGAAGTGCGGATGAAAGTCACCGAGACGATCGGCCTCGTCGGCTTCGTCGACGCGGGCAACAGCTTCAGCTCCGTCTATCCGGATTTCTCGGAGGGGCTGAAGGTCGGCGCCGGTGCCGGCATCCGCTACTTCACCCCGGTCGGGCCGCTCCGGCTCGACGTCGCCGTGCCGCTCAACCCGGAAAAGGACGACCCCAGCTTCGCCGTCTATGTCGGCCTCAGCCAGGCGTTCTGA
- a CDS encoding polysaccharide biosynthesis/export family protein: MRFLIPVFLAFSLAGCAGLPGQGPAAITITSEEIEGDAVSSDYVLLSLDRQTISAVHDYRPALFSRHFASVPGAGRSTRLGIGDRLVVTIWEAAPEGLFSTTDGKNVSVPVVVDEAGYIFIPYAGRIQANGLSVEGLRSSIQERLKGKAIEPQVLVLVEGNESSGVVVVGDVMKPGQYTMSVRGMRLLEAVARAGGSREATYETVVTVKRGSRSGEARLVDLIEYPENNIWLTPGDNVLVTHKPRTFSAFGAVQATQLVPFKTESVTLAEGLAQVGGLKDFFADAGGIFLFRFEDRELVRRIRGDEVAQKFSKTRVPVVYKLNMRQAEAFFLARSFEMRDKDIIYVANHPTAEFGKFLQIIGPLLSSARTVDALATN, from the coding sequence ATGCGTTTCTTGATCCCTGTTTTCCTTGCGTTTTCGCTCGCGGGCTGTGCTGGCCTGCCTGGGCAGGGACCGGCTGCGATCACCATCACGTCCGAGGAAATCGAGGGCGACGCGGTCAGCTCGGACTACGTGCTCCTGTCGCTCGACCGCCAGACGATCTCGGCCGTGCACGACTATCGCCCGGCGCTGTTCTCCCGCCACTTCGCCTCGGTGCCCGGTGCCGGCCGTTCGACGCGCCTTGGCATCGGCGACCGCCTAGTCGTGACGATCTGGGAAGCGGCACCGGAAGGCCTGTTCTCCACCACCGACGGCAAGAACGTCTCCGTTCCCGTGGTGGTCGACGAGGCCGGCTATATTTTCATTCCCTATGCCGGCCGCATCCAGGCGAACGGCCTGTCGGTCGAGGGGCTGCGCTCCTCGATCCAGGAGCGGCTGAAGGGCAAGGCCATCGAGCCGCAGGTTCTGGTCCTGGTGGAAGGCAACGAGAGCAGCGGCGTCGTCGTGGTCGGCGACGTGATGAAGCCCGGCCAGTACACCATGTCGGTGCGCGGCATGCGCCTGCTGGAAGCGGTGGCGCGGGCCGGCGGCTCGCGCGAGGCGACCTACGAGACGGTGGTGACGGTCAAGCGCGGCTCGCGCTCCGGCGAGGCGCGCCTCGTCGACCTGATCGAATATCCGGAAAACAACATCTGGCTGACGCCGGGCGACAACGTGCTGGTGACGCACAAGCCGCGCACCTTCTCCGCCTTCGGCGCGGTGCAGGCGACGCAGCTCGTGCCGTTCAAGACCGAATCGGTGACCCTGGCCGAGGGCCTTGCCCAGGTCGGCGGCCTGAAGGACTTCTTCGCCGATGCCGGCGGCATCTTCCTGTTCCGCTTCGAGGACCGGGAACTGGTGCGCCGGATTCGCGGTGACGAGGTGGCGCAGAAGTTCTCCAAGACCCGCGTGCCGGTCGTCTACAAGCTGAACATGCGTCAGGCCGAGGCCTTCTTCCTCGCCCGTTCGTTCGAGATGCGCGACAAGGACATCATCTACGTCGCCAACCATCCGACGGCGGAGTTCGGCAAGTTCCTGCAGATCATCGGCCCGCTGCTGTCGAGTGCGAGAACGGTCGACGCGCTGGCCACCAATTGA
- a CDS encoding capsular biosynthesis protein yields MPGAAETRAGRARHFLFLQGPLSPLYRSIGARLAKAGHRVTRVNFCSGDWLHWHGRECRFWRGKLADWPAEAARLMEEGGVTDLVLHGDTRPYHRPAVLAAEQRGVAVHVTELGLVRPGYMTLARGGLGVLSRLPDDPAIIRRAGARLTDPDLSPRYPGSFALEAWQDVSYHLPNVAGFAFHPSYRRHTPSHPLVDYLSWIRRLAGERRRKAVASRIEAELLGGQEPLFLLPLQVEGDYQILAHSHFGTMRAALGHVIAAFREGASKEARLVVKAHPLDNGEVDWRAEIARHAGEDGGRIVFLDGGSLAALFPRLSGLVTVNSTAGLDALRAGVPVAVLTPALYDMEGLTHRGPLESFWRAPQPPDPALLADFLKVVVASSQLRGSIHNREGLHVAVATMTARLLDDTAPDPDWQAELPPRLARARAMGVPL; encoded by the coding sequence GTGCCTGGCGCGGCTGAGACGCGCGCAGGCCGCGCCCGGCATTTCCTGTTCCTGCAAGGGCCGCTGTCGCCGCTCTACCGCAGTATCGGCGCAAGACTGGCCAAGGCCGGCCACCGGGTGACCCGGGTGAATTTCTGCAGCGGCGACTGGTTGCACTGGCACGGGCGCGAGTGCCGATTCTGGCGCGGCAAGCTCGCCGACTGGCCGGCCGAGGCGGCGCGGCTGATGGAGGAGGGCGGCGTCACTGATCTCGTGCTGCATGGCGACACGCGGCCCTATCACCGCCCGGCGGTGCTGGCGGCGGAGCAGCGCGGGGTCGCCGTCCATGTCACCGAACTGGGGCTGGTGCGGCCGGGTTACATGACGCTGGCGCGCGGCGGGCTCGGCGTGCTGAGCCGGCTGCCGGACGACCCGGCGATCATCCGCCGCGCAGGGGCGCGTCTGACTGATCCGGACCTGTCGCCCCGCTATCCCGGCTCCTTCGCGCTGGAGGCCTGGCAGGACGTGTCCTATCACCTGCCGAATGTCGCGGGCTTTGCCTTCCATCCCTCCTATCGCCGCCACACGCCGAGCCATCCGCTCGTCGATTACCTGTCCTGGATACGCCGGCTCGCCGGTGAGCGGCGGCGCAAGGCCGTGGCTTCGCGCATCGAGGCGGAGCTCCTGGGGGGACAAGAGCCGCTGTTCCTGCTGCCGCTGCAGGTGGAGGGGGATTACCAGATCCTGGCGCATTCCCATTTCGGCACCATGCGCGCAGCGCTCGGCCACGTGATTGCGGCGTTTCGCGAAGGTGCGTCGAAAGAGGCCCGGCTGGTGGTGAAGGCGCATCCGCTGGACAATGGCGAGGTGGACTGGCGGGCAGAGATCGCGCGTCATGCCGGCGAGGACGGAGGGCGGATCGTCTTCCTCGACGGCGGGTCGCTGGCCGCGCTGTTCCCGCGTCTTTCCGGGTTGGTGACGGTGAACTCGACCGCCGGGCTCGACGCGCTGAGGGCCGGGGTGCCGGTCGCAGTGCTGACGCCGGCGCTCTACGACATGGAGGGGCTGACCCATCGCGGTCCGCTCGAAAGCTTCTGGCGGGCGCCGCAGCCGCCCGATCCGGCGCTGCTTGCCGATTTCCTGAAAGTCGTGGTGGCAAGCTCGCAGCTGCGCGGCTCGATCCACAATCGCGAGGGGCTGCATGTCGCCGTGGCGACGATGACGGCGCGGCTGCTGGACGACACGGCACCGGATCCGGACTGGCAGGCGGAGCTGCCGCCGCGCCTTGCCCGCGCCCGCGCGATGGGTGTGCCGCTGTGA